A window of the Streptomyces griseochromogenes genome harbors these coding sequences:
- a CDS encoding PQQ-dependent sugar dehydrogenase yields the protein MRYSSRFGIASLSVVAAALPAAGLAQPAPAAVRTSTAAPSTAPTHATAADGGGMPARVTTFSTGWQTPWGISFLPDGRSALVTERLSYQVYRLYRDGTKKRAGEVPYTVPEPYTDGPGGLLGVAPSPTWNGTTDKQVFFVHTTETETRVVRMDYDGTSLSGYTPVLTGIKRVGNHNGGTIAFGPDGYLYVSTGEAYQPELAQDKDSLNGKILRITRTGAAAPGNPFGNRVYSYGHRNPEGLAWDRKGRLWSVEIGNQTWDELNLIKPGANYGWPVCEGPCEVKGMTNPKTTFTPEQGVPSQLAVVNNVLYVSSLRGQRLWRVPIDGDHERVGTKTDFYAGRYGRLRAIAKVPGTNELWLGTSDLGYGKDKILRVSVK from the coding sequence ATGCGTTATTCGTCCAGGTTCGGCATAGCCTCGCTCTCCGTCGTCGCCGCCGCGCTGCCGGCGGCCGGCCTGGCGCAGCCGGCGCCCGCGGCCGTGAGGACGTCCACCGCCGCCCCGTCCACCGCCCCCACGCATGCCACCGCCGCCGACGGCGGTGGCATGCCGGCCCGCGTCACCACGTTCTCCACGGGTTGGCAGACGCCCTGGGGCATCTCGTTCCTGCCGGACGGGCGCTCGGCACTGGTGACCGAGCGGCTCTCGTACCAGGTCTACCGCCTCTACCGCGACGGTACGAAGAAGCGGGCCGGCGAGGTGCCGTACACGGTCCCCGAGCCCTACACGGACGGCCCGGGCGGGCTGCTGGGTGTCGCTCCGTCGCCGACCTGGAACGGCACGACGGACAAGCAGGTGTTCTTCGTGCACACCACGGAGACCGAGACCCGGGTCGTGAGGATGGACTACGACGGCACGTCACTCAGCGGCTACACGCCCGTGCTCACCGGCATCAAGCGGGTCGGGAACCACAACGGCGGCACGATCGCCTTCGGCCCCGACGGATACCTCTACGTCTCGACCGGCGAGGCCTACCAGCCCGAGCTCGCGCAGGACAAGGACTCGCTCAACGGAAAGATCCTCCGCATCACCAGGACCGGAGCCGCGGCCCCCGGCAATCCGTTCGGCAACCGCGTCTACAGCTACGGCCATCGCAATCCGGAGGGACTGGCCTGGGACCGCAAGGGCCGGCTGTGGTCGGTGGAGATCGGCAACCAGACGTGGGACGAACTCAACCTGATCAAGCCGGGCGCCAATTACGGCTGGCCCGTCTGCGAGGGCCCCTGTGAAGTCAAGGGCATGACCAACCCGAAGACCACCTTCACCCCGGAACAGGGCGTGCCCTCCCAGCTCGCCGTCGTGAACAACGTGCTGTACGTGTCCTCGCTGCGCGGCCAGCGGCTGTGGCGCGTCCCGATCGACGGGGACCACGAGCGCGTCGGCACCAAGACCGACTTCTACGCCGGCCGGTACGGCCGGCTGCGCGCCATCGCCAAGGTCCCCGGCACGAACGAACTGTGGCTCGGCACCAGCGACCTCGGATACGGCAAGGACAAGATCCTCCGCGTGTCCGTCAAGTGA
- the pqqA gene encoding pyrroloquinoline quinone precursor peptide PqqA has translation MNETTEQVKPVERIVSEDAGTTTWQAPGYEVVDTALEVTAYSLASR, from the coding sequence ATGAACGAAACCACGGAACAGGTCAAGCCGGTCGAGCGGATCGTCTCGGAGGACGCGGGCACCACCACCTGGCAGGCGCCCGGCTACGAGGTCGTCGACACCGCGCTCGAGGTCACCGCCTACTCCCTCGCCTCTCGCTAG
- the pqqC gene encoding pyrroloquinoline-quinone synthase PqqC, giving the protein MTTALAPLAEPWSPAEFEARLRAVGEERYHDRHPFNLRMHSGDLSPDELRRWIVNRFHYQRHIPVKDALITAKLNTSALRRMWLRRIQDHDGQQQGEGGIERWLRLGEAAGLNRETLLRADTVLPGVRLAVEGYVNFCRLRPPLEAVAASLTELSAPDLMRTRIDAFERHYRWIEPDGLAYFRARVSQGRRDSREALDLVLSWARTRDDQQRAVAALRFKCDVLWSLLDAVDRAGHRERA; this is encoded by the coding sequence GTGACCACGGCACTCGCCCCGCTCGCGGAGCCCTGGAGCCCCGCGGAGTTCGAGGCACGACTGCGCGCGGTGGGGGAGGAGCGGTACCACGACCGCCATCCCTTCAACCTCCGGATGCACAGCGGCGATCTCAGCCCGGACGAGCTGCGCCGCTGGATCGTCAACCGCTTCCACTACCAGCGCCACATCCCCGTCAAGGACGCCCTGATCACCGCGAAACTGAACACCTCCGCGCTGCGCCGGATGTGGCTGCGGCGCATCCAGGACCATGACGGGCAGCAGCAGGGCGAGGGCGGCATAGAGCGGTGGCTGCGGCTCGGTGAGGCGGCCGGCCTGAACCGCGAGACGCTGCTGCGCGCCGACACCGTTCTGCCGGGTGTACGGCTGGCGGTGGAGGGATACGTCAACTTCTGCCGCCTGCGCCCGCCCCTGGAAGCCGTCGCCGCGTCGCTGACCGAACTGTCCGCACCGGACCTGATGCGCACCCGCATCGACGCCTTCGAACGCCACTACCGGTGGATCGAACCCGACGGCCTCGCCTACTTCCGCGCCCGTGTCTCCCAGGGCCGGCGCGACAGCCGTGAGGCGCTCGACCTCGTGCTGAGCTGGGCTCGTACCCGGGACGACCAGCAACGGGCCGTGGCCGCGCTGCGCTTCAAATGCGACGTCCTGTGGTCGCTGCTCGACGCCGTGGACCGCGCGGGCCACCGGGAGCGGGCATGA
- the pqqD gene encoding pyrroloquinoline quinone biosynthesis peptide chaperone PqqD: MSAEPETDWRPVPAPAIVRRHDPVRDADLLVLPERVVVLTGRAEAVLALCDGTRSVRGIVDELAARYPGAPVATDVPPFLERLREEGWLR, translated from the coding sequence ATGAGCGCGGAACCCGAAACCGACTGGCGGCCCGTGCCGGCCCCGGCCATCGTGCGCCGGCACGACCCCGTGCGCGACGCCGACCTGCTGGTCCTCCCCGAACGCGTCGTCGTCCTGACCGGCCGGGCCGAAGCCGTCCTCGCCCTGTGCGACGGCACGCGCAGCGTCCGCGGCATCGTCGACGAACTGGCCGCACGCTACCCCGGCGCCCCCGTGGCCACCGACGTCCCCCCTTTCCTGGAGCGCCTGCGCGAGGAGGGCTGGCTCCGATGA
- the pqqE gene encoding pyrroloquinoline quinone biosynthesis protein PqqE, which yields MTPAASAPARPWALLAELTHACPLHCGYCSNPLELTRRSRELTTAQWTDVMRQAGEFGVVHTHLSGGEPLLRRDLAQIVAAAEAAEIYTQLVTSGVGLDRARLSALAAAGLRSVQLSVQHADPRACDRIAGRRSFAEKERAAELVRAAGLPLGLNVVLHRGNLDAVDALIELGLSWGVDRIELANTQFYGWALLNRAALLPTRDQLARARDAVERRREMLTPDGPELVWVVPDYFDGVAKPCMGGWGAVSLTVTPDGTVLPCPAAATLPDLDPPNIRDHPLAWIWDHSTAFTRYRGTGWMPEPCRGCSHREADFGGCRCQAYALTGDATRTDPACRLSPDHGLIRSLADDGRDGTRVIRRRAPSRTETVG from the coding sequence ATGACCCCCGCCGCGTCCGCACCCGCCCGCCCCTGGGCGCTGCTGGCCGAACTCACCCATGCCTGTCCGCTGCACTGCGGGTACTGCTCCAACCCGCTGGAGCTGACGCGGCGCTCGCGCGAGCTGACCACCGCGCAGTGGACGGACGTGATGCGCCAGGCGGGGGAGTTCGGCGTGGTCCACACCCATCTCTCGGGCGGCGAGCCGCTGCTGCGCCGGGACCTCGCGCAGATCGTCGCCGCGGCCGAGGCCGCCGAGATCTACACCCAGCTGGTCACCAGCGGTGTGGGCCTGGACCGGGCCCGGCTGTCCGCGCTCGCCGCCGCCGGACTGCGCAGCGTCCAGCTGTCCGTCCAGCACGCCGACCCGCGTGCCTGCGACCGGATCGCCGGGCGCCGTTCCTTCGCCGAGAAGGAACGGGCCGCCGAACTCGTACGGGCCGCCGGCCTCCCCCTGGGCCTCAACGTCGTCCTGCACCGCGGGAACCTCGACGCCGTCGACGCCCTCATCGAGCTGGGCCTGTCCTGGGGCGTGGACCGCATCGAACTGGCCAACACACAGTTCTACGGCTGGGCCCTGCTCAACCGCGCCGCGCTGCTCCCCACCCGTGACCAGCTCGCCCGGGCCCGGGACGCCGTGGAGCGCCGGCGGGAGATGCTCACCCCGGACGGCCCCGAGCTGGTCTGGGTCGTCCCCGACTACTTCGACGGTGTCGCCAAGCCGTGCATGGGCGGGTGGGGAGCGGTCTCGCTCACTGTCACCCCCGACGGCACCGTCCTGCCGTGCCCGGCCGCGGCCACCCTGCCGGACCTGGACCCCCCGAACATCCGTGACCACCCGCTGGCCTGGATCTGGGACCACTCCACGGCGTTCACCCGCTACCGCGGGACGGGCTGGATGCCCGAACCCTGCCGCGGCTGCTCCCACCGCGAGGCGGACTTCGGCGGCTGCCGCTGCCAGGCGTACGCCCTGACCGGCGACGCCACCCGCACGGACCCCGCGTGCCGGCTGTCCCCGGACCACGGTCTGATCCGGTCACTGGCCGACGACGGCAGGGACGGGACGAGGGTGATCAGACGAAGGGCACCGAGCCGGACCGAGACCGTTGGGTAG